Within Cygnus atratus isolate AKBS03 ecotype Queensland, Australia unplaced genomic scaffold, CAtr_DNAZoo_HiC_assembly HiC_scaffold_103, whole genome shotgun sequence, the genomic segment CTTGTGTGCCATGGGAGCTCCCATTGTGGTGCAGAAACAGTTGTTCGGTGGCGTGTCAGCGTGTGAGGGTGGGAGGTTGGCACACACGGGCTGTGCAGGGCGAGGACGGGGGCGGCAGTGGGCGGTGGGGCGCCCCATACCTGGTAGACTTCAGGCACCATGTTGGTGGCGGAGCCCCACTGTGCAGTGagctgggcaggcaggggctgcccctcCTCAGACAGCACGCGCACATGCGGGGAGTCCACCAGCACCGGCACGACGCTCAGGCGCTCCTGCTCCAGTGGGTTGAACACAACCAGGAATCTGCAGGGCAGAGTTGCACCGGGAtggccacccccagccccacggcgtCCCGCGTGTCCTGCGCTCCACACCACCCCCTGgagctgcacacacacacacacgctgtTTCACAGAGCCCCAGGTACCCCCGCACGTGGTCCCTCCATCGCCCCCACGAGACCCCGCTGCTGGACAGGAGGACGCAGCCCACAGCCCAGCGTGCAGCCCTACCGTGGCGAGGCGCTCAGCTTGATGACTGTTCTCTCTGGGAGCGAGTCCTGGTTGAGGCGCGTGTCGTCCTAGGGAAAGCAGCGGGTCAGCCACGGCGTCCCCACCGCCCCCAGCCCGCCTGGCCCAGCTTCCCCAGGCCCCCAGCCAGCGGCgggtgggcaggcagggctgtgccgcACGGGGGAGGGCACGGCGCCCCCAGCACGAGGCCGGGGCGCGGGGAGGCgcggggcagggagctgctcacCGTGCTGAGGAAGGGTGCGGCGGGGTCGTAGCGGTAGGCGTCCTTGTCCCCCAGCACCAGGTACTGCGCAGCGTTGATGATGACGCGTTTGAGGCTCGAGAGGGAGTGGAGCAGCCTGGAGCACCGGGCAGAGTGAGACACCCAGGACcgtcccctctgccccctcccagcaTCCCCCCACACCACCCCCACACCCCGCTGGGGCCTGTAGGCCCCTAGGCCCAGCCAGCACGCCCAGCCCCGCACCCACCAGCCCCCAGCTGACACTGcccccccggccgtgccccAGCCACCCGCACGCACCGGACTCCATAGTCAACCACCACGGCCTCCTTGGCGGTGCCCGTGATGGCGTCGTGGTGCTGGAAGAGCCCCAGGTTGCGGCGGGCGTTGCTCAGCAGGGCGTAGTCGGACAGCGGGTACCGGCTGTCGGCGCCGGCACGGCGGGCGTGGGCGAGCGCCAGGCTGTACAGGATCTCTGCCCCCCTGCGCAGGGACAGAGTCACCCAGGACCTGCCAGCGCCCCGGGCCCCACGGGGCCaggacagagaggagaggagaggagaggaggggaggggagggcaggggaggggaggggaggggaggagcagCCGGCGCAGGCAGCCTTAGCGCCAGCAGGGCCCAAGCACAGGGCAGACAGCCTTGGGGAGGGCAGAGTGGTGCACGGGCTGCCGCGGGCTTGGTGAAGGTTTATCTCCCCTTGAGCCATGCCTGGGCCATCCCCAGCGCACCGGTGTCTGGGCACAGGCCAGGGGGAcggctggggctgtggggtaCCACCCGGCCAGCACCATCCTGTGCCCCGTGCCCCACGCACCGCCCCTGCCCCAGGGCCCCAGCCTGCTTCCCCTCACCGGAGGTGGGCCTCCAGCACGCGGTCCAGGCTCTTGTAGAAAGGCCGGGAGGTGAAGTAGCCTGTCCAGTAGTGATCCTCCCGGTCCGCGTAGGAGAAGAAATCGCCACTCAGCACTGGGAACCCAGGCGGCTTCATGCCCGGCACAATGCCCACCTTCTTGTAGAGGGCATCAAAGTAGTCAGACAGCGTCCCGAACTGCGCCTGCGGGACAGCACACGCAGCTctgagtgctgcagggagccccaCGCCCCTCCCCGCACTGCGCACCCCTGCCCAGGCTCCCCGCCGCTGGCAACCCCAGCCACATGGGGCCTTTTGGCAGCCCCAAAGCTCCCTGCACCTACCTGCACGTGGAGGTGGGGCTGGGAGTTGAGGAAGTCAAAGATGCGCTGGTAGTTGAGGAACTGAGCGTCCCACTCCTGTGGCTTGTCGTAGCGGAAATCGTCTCCCAggggcaccagcagcaccttgcTGCGGTACAGCTTGGACTTCTTGCGGTACTggtccagcaggagctgggctctgccacgGGGCCAGGGTGTGAGGCTGGCTGCCGgaggccgggctgcggggctcAGAGCCGCTCGCCCCTGCCCTTGCAGCACTCACCGCTCTGCCACGTTGGCCTCGGTGATGGCGCGGGGCGGCACCTTCCACGGGCAGTTGATCCGGCCGCCTGGCAGGCGCTTGAAGTCGAACTGGCAGCAGATCTTGGGATCGGGCCCGCAGGTATGGGGCACGTCATAGCTGTAGAAGGGCATCATGTGGCAGAAGATGTCAGTGCTGGAGTCTGGGTCTGCAGGACCAAGGACAGATGAGCATCAGCAGAGGCTCTCCCTCACCTGGCCCCTAGCAGAGGGCACAGGGCACACCGAGCGGGGGCAAAGCAGACCCAGCGCACAAGTTCGCCGGGCACCAGGCACCAGCACATTTGGGGGTCCCCCTGGGGCTGCCcgctgcagggcagaggcatCGCCTCCCGGCACTCAGCTCACTGGCCACGCAGGGAAGTGGTCAGCagctttcctctgctgccaCCCACCCCCGGGCAGGTCCGCTGCTGCGgtcacctcccagcagcccctCACCCCACGTCTGTCTCCACATGAACTCCAGGTTCTGTGTGGCAGCAAAGTGCTTCTTGATGGCGTAGTGCACACGCTGGATGAGCATGCCCGTCAGGTTGGAGCGCTTCAGCAGGTAGGGCATGGTGGAGCTATACCCAAAGGGGTCAACGGCCCAGCCTGACCGCGGCGTCACGCCTGGGGGCACAGAGACCTGTCAGCACCTCTTGTGAGCAACGtcccccagccagcacccctgcagcccaccctgcagcccatgcaGCTCTCACCGATGTTCTTCTCCAGCCACTGGTGCCCCTCGATCAGCTGGTCGATCATGGCGAAGTAGTGCGAATTGGCCTCGTCGGGCATCACCCAGCCACCCGTCACCATCTCCAGCTGCCCGTTCCCAACCAGCCTGCAAGAAACACACACCAGAGACGTGGTCAGCtcagggcagagccctgctgtcAGCCTCGTATCCATGGCAGAGCCTCCCCCTCTCCTGGAGCCACCTGGCTCTCGGCAGCAGCCTCTGCGATCACCAGCTGTGGTGCGATGCCCACACTCTCCCCACGCTCCTGTAGGGAGCTCCGTGGAGCCCATGGACACCACACTGCAGCCAGAGCCGAGTCCAGGGGGCAAAGGGCCCTTCCCTCACGCCCCCCTCACTCatgcccagcacccagcacctccTCCGGGTGGCAGGGCCCGGCAGACGGGGCAGCCCTACCTCCGCACCGCAGCCCGCTTCTGGGCACTGATGTTGTCCCACCACTTGGAAAAGAAGGAGATCTCAGACCAGATGAAGCGCCGGCGGGGGTCCTCCTGCATCTTCAGCACCATGCTGTTGAGGATGTGCTGCGTCTGGTCATAGTAGTACTTGTCAAATGTCTTGATCCAGCCTGCCAGCACAGGTGGGGGGGTCACTGAGCGGggcccagccctccccagccagcagggcaggggccgggggagcACGTGCTGTCTCTGCTCACCGGGGTCATTGTGGGAGTGCGGCACCACAAACACCTGCAGGGGCTCAGCGTCCCACTCATTGGGCTCATAGGTGATATCGAAGCCCTGCTTCCACACACCGCCGTCCTGGTTGTCAAAGGGCAGCAGGGAGTACACGGCCAGCATCTGCCAGCGGGACAGCGAGCTCAGGAGGGCAGGCACCGGTCCGGGAgaccccagcagagcagaggcagtaCCCCAGGTGCCCTGCTGCGCATTCCCTCTCCTTCACAGGGCTGGGCCCCTCGCCCCCTGTGCTCACTGCTGCACCGAGACCCCAGCCCTTCACCTGCAGGTCTGGGCTCTGGCCCTTGCCCCCCAGGGCAAACTGGCAGTCCTGTGGGGACACGGAGAGGAAGCTCGGGCGACTCTCAGGGGGCAGCGCCCAGGAGCCGTTGGGTGGGTGGCGGGGCAGTGCCGGCTGTCCCTCCGCGTGGGCCGTCAGCTCCAGCACCGAGTCCTTGATGTGGCTGATGATCTCGTGGttctcttccagcagctgctccagctgctcgATGCGGTTCTGCAGCACCGAGATCTGGCTCTGGGGACACGGGCACTGCGGTGAGAGCGCTGCCCTGGCTCGGGGCTTCCTCGCACAGGTCCGGCCCTGCTTGCGCGCTCGCAGCAGCAGGGAACGAGCCCTGCCCCGAGCACCAGACCGGCCTCGGGCTGGGCGCCAGCCGGCCCCGGAGCCAGCCCGGCCCtcggccgccccgcgcccgctgCCGCTCACCCTGGGGAAGTTGCCCCCGCTCTGGTGGCGCGCGGGGTCGTGCTGCACCCGGTCCAGCATCAGGTAGAGGGAGAAGACAGCCACGCAGAAGATGGCAGCTCCACACACCGTCACCTGCTTCTTCAGCTTCATCCCGGCGGGCCGCGGGGACGGGCCTGCGGGGGGCACACCGGGCACCgctgccccgcgcccgccggccccgccgcgtcCCCCGGTGCCCTCCGCGCCCCTCCGGGCGCGATGCGGGGTTCCGACAGCGCGGGCTGGGGCAgcgccggcggcggcggcac encodes:
- the LOC118259410 gene encoding alpha-mannosidase 2x codes for the protein MKLKKQVTVCGAAIFCVAVFSLYLMLDRVQHDPARHQSGGNFPRSQISVLQNRIEQLEQLLEENHEIISHIKDSVLELTAHAEGQPALPRHPPNGSWALPPESRPSFLSVSPQDCQFALGGKGQSPDLQMLAVYSLLPFDNQDGGVWKQGFDITYEPNEWDAEPLQVFVVPHSHNDPGWIKTFDKYYYDQTQHILNSMVLKMQEDPRRRFIWSEISFFSKWWDNISAQKRAAVRRLVGNGQLEMVTGGWVMPDEANSHYFAMIDQLIEGHQWLEKNIGVTPRSGWAVDPFGYSSTMPYLLKRSNLTGMLIQRVHYAIKKHFAATQNLEFMWRQTWDPDSSTDIFCHMMPFYSYDVPHTCGPDPKICCQFDFKRLPGGRINCPWKVPPRAITEANVAERAQLLLDQYRKKSKLYRSKVLLVPLGDDFRYDKPQEWDAQFLNYQRIFDFLNSQPHLHVQAQFGTLSDYFDALYKKVGIVPGMKPPGFPVLSGDFFSYADREDHYWTGYFTSRPFYKSLDRVLEAHLRGAEILYSLALAHARRAGADSRYPLSDYALLSNARRNLGLFQHHDAITGTAKEAVVVDYGVRLLHSLSSLKRVIINAAQYLVLGDKDAYRYDPAAPFLSTDDTRLNQDSLPERTVIKLSASPRFLVVFNPLEQERLSVVPVLVDSPHVRVLSEEGQPLPAQLTAQWGSATNMVPEVYQVWGAPPPTAAPVLALHSP